The genome window TTTGAATGCGACCCACGGACGGGTCAGCGGCTTCAGTCGCATTCAAAGTCCATGAGGCGCTCTGAAATCGCAGTGTTAGAGCGGCATATGAATTGAAATCGGCGAGGCACTCGCCACAAAAGTGAGGCCGATTTCAAACTCGCCGCTCCAACTACCGCAAGACCGGCCGCCATTTGCGCGTCATGCTCTGGTGGCTGGCACCGCCGCCTCATAGACCTCCGGCTTGAACCCGACGAGCGTCTTCTTGCCGAGGTCGAGCACCGGCCGCTTTATGACCGACGGATTCGCCAACATCAGCGCGATGGCCTTTTCCTCGTCGATATTTTCGCGATCCGCCTCGGGCAGCTTGCGGAACGTCGTGCCCGCGCGGTTCAGCAGCGCTTCCCAGCCATGCTCCTTCACGAAACGGCGCAGCAGCGCCTCGTCCGCCCCTGCCGTCTTGTAGTCGTGGAAGGTGTAAGCCACGCCGCGCTCTTCAAGCCAGGTCCGCGCCTTCTTCACGGTGGAGCAATTCTTGATGCCATACATGCTTATGGTCACTTCGCGTCCCCCTGCCCTTGTGCCCGCGCGTGAAACACGATGGCAGCGGCGTTCGAGATGTTGAGGCTCTTGATCGGGCCGGGGGCGGAAAGCGCCGCAATCGCGTCGCAG of Rhodomicrobium vannielii ATCC 17100 contains these proteins:
- a CDS encoding ArsC family reductase, whose amino-acid sequence is MTISMYGIKNCSTVKKARTWLEERGVAYTFHDYKTAGADEALLRRFVKEHGWEALLNRAGTTFRKLPEADRENIDEEKAIALMLANPSVIKRPVLDLGKKTLVGFKPEVYEAAVPATRA